The Streptomyces avermitilis MA-4680 = NBRC 14893 genome contains a region encoding:
- a CDS encoding pyridoxal-phosphate-dependent aminotransferase family protein — protein sequence MEPVSEESIAVTHPFLDLAPLSAAHFASIEDRVARLLATEQDVVIMQGEALLPLEGAIRAAAGPGTTALNVITGPYGQTFGNWLRDCGATVIDLAVPFHTAVTAARIREAFAAHPEIDFVSLVHAEAATGNTNPVAEIGAAVREHGALFYLDAVASIGAEPVLPDAWGVDLCVIGAQKAMGGPAGVSAVSVSERAWARMAANPAAPRRSYLSLLDWKERWVDGGRKALLHAPAQLEMLALEACVERIEAEGLEAVMARHASAAAATRAGAVALGGGLEPYVHEAADAAPVATTLRTPAGIDASELVAKALASDPVLPLVAGGGALAREMVRVNHYGPGATRGVVQSCLGALGAALAEFGVPVDLEGARRAVAEAWA from the coding sequence ATGGAACCCGTGAGCGAAGAGAGCATCGCCGTGACCCACCCCTTCCTGGACCTGGCACCCCTGAGCGCCGCGCACTTCGCCTCGATCGAGGACCGGGTGGCCCGGCTGCTCGCCACCGAGCAGGACGTCGTGATCATGCAGGGCGAGGCGCTGCTCCCGCTGGAGGGTGCCATTCGCGCGGCCGCGGGCCCCGGCACGACCGCGCTCAACGTCATCACCGGCCCCTACGGCCAGACCTTCGGGAACTGGCTGCGGGACTGCGGCGCGACGGTGATCGATCTGGCCGTGCCGTTCCACACGGCGGTGACGGCCGCGCGGATCCGGGAGGCGTTCGCGGCGCACCCGGAGATCGACTTCGTGTCGCTGGTGCACGCGGAGGCGGCCACGGGCAACACGAATCCGGTCGCGGAGATCGGCGCGGCCGTACGGGAGCACGGTGCGCTGTTCTATCTGGACGCCGTCGCGTCGATCGGCGCCGAGCCGGTGCTGCCGGACGCGTGGGGCGTCGACCTGTGCGTGATCGGGGCGCAGAAGGCGATGGGCGGGCCGGCCGGGGTGTCGGCGGTGTCGGTGAGCGAGCGGGCGTGGGCGCGGATGGCGGCCAACCCGGCGGCGCCCCGGCGGTCGTACCTGTCGCTCCTGGACTGGAAGGAGCGGTGGGTCGACGGCGGCCGCAAGGCGCTGCTGCACGCGCCGGCGCAGCTGGAGATGCTGGCGCTCGAGGCGTGCGTGGAGCGGATCGAGGCCGAGGGGCTGGAGGCCGTGATGGCCCGGCACGCCTCGGCCGCGGCGGCCACGCGGGCCGGGGCGGTCGCCCTGGGTGGCGGGCTCGAACCGTATGTGCACGAGGCCGCGGACGCGGCGCCCGTCGCCACGACGCTGCGGACGCCGGCCGGGATCGACGCCTCGGAGCTGGTCGCCAAGGCGCTGGCCTCGGATCCGGTGCTGCCGCTCGTCGCGGGCGGGGGCGCGCTCGCCCGCGAGATGGTCCGGGTCAACCACTACGGACCCGGCGCGACGCGGGGTGTGGTGCAGTCCTGCCTGGGTGCGCTGGGGGCCGCGCTGGCCGAGTTCGGCGTGCCGGTGGACCTGGAGGGGGCCCGGCGCGCGGTGGCCGAGGCCTGGGCCTGA